In one Polyangium spumosum genomic region, the following are encoded:
- a CDS encoding DUF72 domain-containing protein, whose product MSTLPIGAMCPRAGRDVTLFIGTSGWQYTHWRGTFYPDVLPSSRWLVYYADRLQVVEVNNTFYRLPEANVFRTWAERTPQDFLFAAKMSRFFTHIKRLRDPDEPIARFFDRASALGTKLGPVLVQLPPGMKRDAGRLDAALERFPKSARVAVEFRDETWFSPEIESLLGRHRAALCVWDRKGSSAPLWRTADFGYVRFHEGSASPAPCYGARALCVWARRLAKIWPEPCDVFAFFNNDVNTCAIHDAGLLARAADQLGITRTRVLVGETRRLVA is encoded by the coding sequence TTGTCGACGCTGCCCATCGGCGCGATGTGCCCGCGCGCGGGGCGCGACGTGACGCTGTTCATCGGAACGAGCGGCTGGCAGTACACACACTGGCGGGGGACGTTTTACCCGGACGTGCTGCCGAGCTCGCGCTGGCTCGTGTATTACGCGGACAGGCTCCAGGTGGTCGAGGTCAACAACACCTTTTACCGCCTGCCCGAGGCGAACGTCTTCCGGACCTGGGCGGAGCGGACGCCCCAGGATTTCCTGTTCGCCGCCAAGATGAGCCGGTTCTTCACGCACATCAAGCGGCTCCGTGATCCCGACGAGCCGATCGCGCGTTTCTTCGATCGAGCCTCCGCGCTCGGCACGAAGCTCGGCCCCGTGCTCGTGCAGCTCCCGCCGGGGATGAAGCGCGACGCCGGGAGGCTCGACGCCGCGCTCGAACGTTTCCCGAAGAGCGCCCGCGTGGCCGTCGAGTTCCGCGACGAGACTTGGTTCTCCCCCGAGATCGAATCCCTGCTCGGACGCCACCGAGCCGCGCTCTGCGTGTGGGATCGCAAGGGATCGAGCGCGCCGCTCTGGCGCACCGCGGACTTCGGATACGTTCGTTTCCACGAAGGCAGCGCGAGCCCGGCGCCGTGTTACGGAGCTCGGGCCCTCTGCGTGTGGGCGCGGCGTTTGGCCAAAATCTGGCCCGAGCCGTGTGACGTGTTCGCGTTCTTCAACAACGACGTGAACACCTGCGCCATCCACGACGCGGGCCTGCTCGCGCGCGCCGCCGATCAGCTCGGGATCACGAGGACGCGGGTCCTCGTGGGGGAAACGCGGCGGCTCGTCGCCTGA
- a CDS encoding winged helix-turn-helix domain-containing protein has product MTSKFDLSAKQARRIALAAQGFAEARPTSASRRHFVELVDRLGVIQLDSVNVLVRTHYLPAFSRLGAYPQALLEREAWGKKRSLFEYWGHEASLMPLTLQPLLRWRMARAEAGELWGGLARFAKERGDYIKTVLAEIEKRGPVTGGDFAVGPRGSSGWWSWSEGKRALEWLFWAGYVTTATRRGFERVYDLTQRTLPEGILRVPTPSEADAQRELVRIAARAMGVATEADLRDYFRLPLAGARERVRELVEAGELLQVKVEGFQKPGYLHPEAQTPRRIGARALLSPFDNLIWFRDRAERLFGVKVRLEIYTPAHKRTHGYYVLPFLEGDTITARVDLKADRKEKVLRVQAAHAEPGAGPDTPAALGAELSRMAEWLGMEGVAVAKRGDLAGALEAALPR; this is encoded by the coding sequence ATGACGTCGAAGTTCGACCTCTCGGCGAAACAAGCGCGCCGCATCGCCCTGGCAGCCCAAGGCTTCGCCGAGGCACGACCCACGAGCGCGAGCCGGCGTCACTTCGTCGAGCTCGTGGATCGGCTGGGCGTGATCCAGCTCGACAGCGTCAACGTCCTCGTCCGCACGCATTACCTGCCCGCATTCTCGCGGCTCGGCGCCTATCCGCAGGCGCTGCTCGAACGGGAGGCGTGGGGGAAGAAGCGGTCGCTGTTCGAGTACTGGGGGCACGAGGCCTCCCTGATGCCGCTCACGCTGCAGCCTTTGCTGCGCTGGCGCATGGCGCGCGCGGAGGCGGGCGAGCTCTGGGGCGGGCTCGCTCGGTTCGCGAAGGAGCGAGGTGATTACATCAAGACCGTGCTGGCCGAGATCGAGAAGCGAGGTCCGGTCACGGGCGGCGATTTCGCCGTCGGGCCCCGGGGTTCGTCCGGCTGGTGGTCCTGGTCCGAGGGCAAGCGGGCGCTCGAATGGTTGTTCTGGGCCGGATACGTCACGACCGCCACGCGGCGCGGCTTCGAGCGCGTCTACGATCTCACGCAGCGGACGCTGCCCGAAGGGATCCTCCGCGTGCCCACGCCCTCCGAGGCCGACGCCCAGCGGGAGCTCGTCCGGATCGCGGCTCGCGCCATGGGCGTCGCGACGGAGGCCGATCTGCGCGACTATTTCCGCCTGCCGCTCGCGGGAGCGCGCGAGCGGGTGCGCGAGCTCGTCGAGGCCGGAGAGCTCTTGCAGGTGAAGGTCGAGGGCTTCCAGAAGCCGGGTTATCTCCATCCCGAGGCGCAAACGCCCCGTCGGATCGGCGCCCGCGCCTTGCTTTCGCCGTTCGACAACCTGATCTGGTTCCGCGACCGCGCCGAGCGGCTCTTCGGCGTGAAGGTCCGCCTGGAGATCTACACCCCGGCGCACAAACGCACCCACGGTTATTACGTCCTGCCGTTCCTGGAGGGGGACACGATCACCGCGCGGGTGGACCTGAAGGCCGATCGAAAGGAGAAGGTCTTGCGGGTGCAGGCCGCCCACGCCGAGCCGGGCGCAGGGCCCGACACGCCCGCCGCGCTCGGCGCGGAGCTCTCGCGTATGGCGGAGTGGCTCGGGATGGAAGGGGTCGCCGTGGCGAAACGCGGCGACCTGGCCGGGGCGCTCGAAGCTGCGCTTCCTCGCTGA
- a CDS encoding NAD(P)/FAD-dependent oxidoreductase: MNAPASVLVVGASAGGLAVAEALRREGYAGKLTLLGAERHLPYDRPPLSKKVLSGAWEADKARLRSEAELAKLDAELVLGDAAVHLDAAAREVTTASGRSLRAEVIVLATGLEPRRLPSQEGLSGVHVLRTVDETLALRADLLAGPRVVVVGDGVLGTEIAATARGMGLTVTVVGPQPAPMASQLGPVVGGYLARLHADHGVELRLGVAVSDLVGEGGRVRGVRLASGEVLPADVVVVAIGSRPAIGWLEGSGLRLADGIVCDSRCQAAEGVYAVGDVAFWHHEGLGTGLRLENRTNAVEQGMTVAANILGKDRPYTPVPYFWTDQFDAKIQVFGFLPSDAEVAIVEGDPARRQFVALYGSRGKVKGVLGWNMVKQTRQHRQHVVDGTAWTDAVGKAILVPR, from the coding sequence ATGAACGCCCCGGCGAGCGTGCTCGTCGTCGGCGCCTCCGCAGGCGGCCTCGCCGTCGCGGAGGCGCTGCGGCGCGAAGGGTACGCGGGGAAGCTGACGCTGCTCGGCGCGGAGCGGCACCTGCCCTACGACCGGCCGCCGCTGTCGAAGAAGGTGCTGTCCGGCGCGTGGGAGGCGGACAAGGCCCGGCTCCGCTCGGAGGCGGAGCTCGCGAAGCTCGACGCGGAGCTCGTCCTCGGGGACGCCGCCGTTCACCTCGACGCGGCGGCGCGCGAGGTGACGACCGCCTCGGGGCGGAGCCTACGCGCGGAGGTGATCGTGCTGGCCACGGGGCTCGAGCCGCGCCGGTTGCCTTCCCAGGAGGGGCTCTCGGGCGTGCACGTCCTGCGCACCGTGGACGAGACGCTCGCGCTGCGCGCGGACCTGCTCGCGGGGCCACGCGTGGTCGTCGTGGGCGACGGCGTGCTCGGCACGGAGATCGCGGCGACGGCGCGGGGCATGGGCCTCACGGTCACCGTGGTCGGCCCGCAACCGGCGCCGATGGCGAGCCAGCTCGGGCCGGTGGTGGGCGGGTATCTGGCCCGCTTGCACGCCGATCATGGCGTCGAGCTCCGCCTCGGCGTGGCGGTCTCCGATCTGGTCGGCGAGGGCGGACGGGTACGAGGGGTGCGCCTGGCGAGCGGCGAGGTGCTGCCCGCGGACGTGGTCGTGGTGGCCATCGGCTCGCGGCCGGCGATCGGGTGGCTCGAAGGCAGCGGTCTCCGGCTGGCCGACGGGATCGTGTGTGATTCCCGGTGCCAGGCTGCGGAGGGCGTGTACGCCGTGGGTGACGTCGCGTTCTGGCACCACGAGGGGCTCGGGACGGGGCTGCGCCTGGAGAACCGGACGAACGCCGTGGAGCAGGGCATGACCGTGGCGGCGAACATCCTCGGCAAGGACAGGCCCTACACGCCGGTGCCGTACTTCTGGACCGATCAATTCGACGCGAAGATCCAGGTGTTTGGTTTCCTTCCGAGCGACGCCGAGGTGGCCATCGTGGAGGGGGATCCGGCGCGGAGGCAGTTTGTCGCGCTGTATGGAAGCCGCGGCAAGGTCAAGGGGGTGCTCGGGTGGAACATGGTGAAGCAAACCCGCCAGCACCGGCAGCACGTGGTCGACGGGACAGCCTGGACCGACGCCGTCGGCAAGGCCATCCTCGTCCCTCGATGA
- a CDS encoding ferredoxin: protein MRVIVDLPKCCGAGQCVMIAPKVFDQQDDGIVILLDEKPPKELHAAVREAANVCPGAAIRLEESE from the coding sequence ATGCGCGTGATCGTAGACCTTCCGAAATGCTGCGGCGCCGGGCAATGCGTGATGATCGCGCCCAAGGTGTTCGATCAGCAGGACGACGGCATCGTGATCCTGCTCGACGAGAAGCCCCCGAAGGAGCTGCACGCCGCCGTCCGCGAAGCGGCGAACGTGTGCCCCGGGGCCGCGATCCGGCTGGAAGAGAGCGAATGA
- a CDS encoding TetR/AcrR family transcriptional regulator, producing MGAMASAKARQTHGSETREVILAAAERLFAEQGVAAVSNRQVSEAAGQANNFAVGYHFGTKGDLVLAIVRRHAPSIEQRREEMLAEIKGSSELCDWIGCLVRPITEHLASLGSPSWYARFIAQATTDPALRQLVIAESSTSASMLETLEGLGRLMPVLPAEVHEERSDMSRQLIVHMCAERERALQAGTPTPRASWEAAAVGLVDALVGLWRAPFTPTK from the coding sequence ATGGGCGCCATGGCGAGCGCGAAGGCCCGGCAGACGCACGGGAGCGAGACACGCGAGGTGATCCTCGCCGCGGCAGAGCGGCTCTTCGCAGAGCAAGGGGTCGCGGCCGTCTCGAACCGTCAGGTGAGCGAAGCGGCAGGACAGGCGAACAACTTCGCCGTCGGGTACCACTTCGGCACCAAGGGCGACCTCGTGCTCGCCATCGTGCGCCGGCACGCCCCCTCCATCGAGCAAAGGCGCGAGGAGATGCTCGCCGAGATCAAGGGCTCGTCCGAGCTCTGCGACTGGATCGGCTGCCTCGTTCGGCCCATCACGGAGCACCTCGCCTCGCTGGGGAGCCCGAGCTGGTATGCACGTTTCATCGCGCAGGCGACGACCGACCCCGCCTTGCGGCAGCTCGTGATCGCCGAGTCGAGCACCTCGGCCTCGATGCTGGAGACCCTCGAAGGGCTGGGCCGGCTCATGCCGGTCCTGCCCGCGGAGGTGCACGAGGAGCGCAGCGACATGAGCCGGCAGCTCATCGTGCACATGTGCGCCGAGCGGGAGCGCGCGCTGCAAGCGGGCACCCCCACGCCGCGCGCGAGCTGGGAGGCCGCCGCGGTGGGGCTCGTGGACGCCCTGGTCGGGTTGTGGCGCGCCCCCTTCACCCCCACGAAATGA
- a CDS encoding cytochrome P450, translating into MSTTDISEQVLEYPFRAPNAVDPPEEWAKLRQGCPVAHIRLPSGDPAVLVTRMADVRQVLSDPRFTRSLAQEGASRITTNEGGSAFESKDAAELAGGEAHEKWRRFIMRWFTVKRIAAMQQSIEAMANQLIDAMVAKGAPADLVSELAFPLPVWVIAEILGIAVEDRDKLAYWSNTMLTLTQFTQEEVNNAQMEFHQYLARHIAKKRAEPGDDLLSDLIRAADQGEQINEKILFMTAQGVLVAGHETTSNMIGKMMGMLLSDRKRWEQLLAEPSLVRSAVEEVLRFDANAGFGLPRFVTEEIELSGTKVPSRTTVICNMAAANRDEKAFERADEMVLNRSPNAHITFGAGAHSCVGQALARTELQTVLSVLLRRLPTLELAVAPSELPRREGLLVGGIERVLVRW; encoded by the coding sequence ATGAGCACCACCGACATCAGCGAGCAGGTCTTGGAGTATCCGTTCCGCGCCCCCAACGCCGTGGATCCGCCGGAGGAGTGGGCGAAGCTTCGCCAGGGTTGCCCGGTCGCCCACATCCGGCTGCCGAGCGGCGACCCGGCGGTGCTGGTCACGCGTATGGCCGACGTGCGGCAGGTGCTCTCGGATCCGCGCTTCACCCGCAGCCTCGCCCAGGAGGGCGCCTCGCGGATCACGACCAACGAGGGAGGCAGCGCCTTCGAGAGCAAGGACGCCGCCGAGCTCGCGGGCGGCGAGGCGCACGAGAAATGGCGGCGCTTCATCATGCGGTGGTTCACCGTCAAGCGGATCGCCGCCATGCAGCAGAGCATCGAGGCGATGGCCAACCAGCTCATCGACGCCATGGTCGCGAAGGGCGCACCCGCCGACCTCGTCAGCGAGCTCGCCTTCCCCTTGCCGGTCTGGGTGATCGCCGAGATCCTGGGTATCGCCGTGGAGGACCGCGACAAGCTCGCCTACTGGTCCAATACGATGCTCACCCTGACGCAGTTCACCCAGGAGGAGGTGAACAACGCGCAGATGGAGTTCCATCAGTACCTCGCGCGCCATATCGCGAAGAAACGCGCGGAGCCCGGGGACGATCTGCTGAGCGATCTCATCCGGGCCGCGGACCAGGGCGAGCAGATCAACGAAAAGATCCTGTTCATGACGGCGCAAGGCGTCCTCGTGGCCGGCCACGAGACCACCTCGAACATGATCGGCAAGATGATGGGCATGCTCCTCTCGGATCGAAAGCGCTGGGAGCAGCTCCTGGCCGAGCCGTCCCTCGTCCGCAGCGCGGTGGAGGAGGTCCTGCGCTTCGACGCCAATGCGGGCTTCGGATTGCCTCGTTTCGTCACCGAGGAGATCGAGCTCTCGGGCACGAAGGTGCCGAGCCGCACGACGGTCATTTGCAACATGGCCGCGGCGAACCGGGACGAGAAGGCCTTCGAGCGGGCCGACGAGATGGTGCTGAACCGCTCGCCGAACGCGCACATCACGTTCGGGGCGGGCGCCCACTCCTGCGTGGGACAGGCGCTCGCGCGGACGGAATTGCAGACGGTGCTGAGCGTGCTCCTGCGCCGCCTGCCCACGCTCGAGCTCGCCGTCGCGCCGTCCGAGCTGCCCCGCCGCGAAGGTCTGCTCGTCGGCGGTATTGAGCGCGTCCTGGTCCGCTGGTAG
- a CDS encoding FIST signal transduction protein yields MSDLVMGAGHSAAQETRAAVREAVDVARRALGGKAPRLAIVAATVDHDASAVHAAFREALPGVPLHGATTSLGVLTGSGVVMGSNGGVGVLLFGSEKDASFAAGSADFAEGAREAGRKAARALQSSSGEAPRLVFIAATPGREEEVLAGIGDVLPGVPVFGGSAADHAIVGQWSVFTNGGAIKEGVSLAGLWGAPLRIGAVLEGPYEPTDKRAVITASKGRAIETLDGRAATEVLHGWIGDSIAHEVREGGNLLMQTAMTPVGIARGGDEARPFYLLLHPAQAHPAGPVDVFAEAPEGATICLMSGSADSLVGIVDRLVDRCLATANLEPKDARGAFLIYCAGCAGAVGGRIEEVLSRLKNRLGDVPLLGFCTFGEQGHVPGVGNVHSNLSVALVIAG; encoded by the coding sequence ATGAGCGATCTCGTCATGGGCGCTGGACACAGCGCCGCCCAGGAGACCCGAGCCGCCGTGCGCGAGGCCGTGGATGTCGCGCGGCGCGCGCTCGGGGGCAAGGCGCCGCGGCTCGCCATCGTGGCGGCCACCGTCGATCACGACGCGAGCGCCGTACACGCGGCGTTCCGCGAGGCCCTGCCCGGCGTGCCCCTGCACGGCGCGACCACGTCCCTCGGGGTGCTCACGGGCAGCGGCGTGGTGATGGGTTCGAACGGCGGCGTGGGCGTGCTCCTTTTCGGCTCCGAGAAGGACGCGTCGTTCGCCGCAGGCAGCGCCGATTTCGCCGAGGGCGCGCGCGAGGCGGGCCGCAAAGCCGCGCGGGCGTTGCAATCGAGCTCCGGCGAGGCCCCGCGGCTCGTGTTCATCGCGGCCACGCCCGGCCGCGAGGAGGAGGTCCTCGCCGGCATCGGCGACGTCCTGCCCGGCGTGCCCGTCTTCGGCGGCAGCGCGGCCGATCACGCGATCGTGGGCCAGTGGAGCGTCTTCACGAACGGGGGCGCCATCAAGGAGGGCGTCTCGCTCGCGGGCCTCTGGGGCGCGCCGCTGCGCATCGGCGCGGTCCTCGAGGGCCCGTACGAGCCCACCGACAAGCGCGCGGTGATCACCGCGTCGAAGGGCCGCGCCATCGAGACGCTCGACGGCCGCGCGGCGACCGAGGTGCTGCACGGCTGGATCGGCGACTCGATCGCCCACGAGGTGCGCGAGGGCGGCAACCTGCTCATGCAGACCGCGATGACCCCGGTGGGCATCGCGCGGGGCGGCGACGAGGCGCGCCCGTTCTACCTGCTCTTGCACCCGGCGCAGGCGCACCCCGCGGGCCCGGTCGACGTCTTCGCCGAGGCGCCCGAGGGCGCGACGATCTGCCTCATGTCCGGCAGCGCGGACTCGCTCGTGGGTATCGTCGACCGCCTCGTCGACCGCTGCCTCGCGACGGCGAACCTCGAGCCCAAGGACGCGCGCGGCGCATTCTTGATTTATTGCGCGGGCTGCGCGGGCGCGGTGGGCGGGCGCATCGAGGAGGTGCTCTCGCGACTGAAGAACCGCCTCGGCGACGTCCCGCTCCTCGGCTTCTGCACCTTCGGCGAGCAGGGCCACGTCCCCGGCGTGGGCAACGTCCACTCGAATCTCTCGGTCGCGCTCGTGATCGCGGGCTGA
- a CDS encoding Hsp70 family protein has protein sequence MSSRFRPEVYAIDFGTTNSLLAAASATETCPPIPLDDAASDPTILRSLLFFGQNTFSCGAVAVRDFVESGMQGRLIRSIKKFLPDRGFSGTQIGSRVVTIEDLIARFLRRMRERANHHFDADVDRVVLGRPAMFSLDPEEDRLAQARLERAARSAGFSEVAFCPEPVAAAHDFELALDRPMTVLVADFGGGTSDYTVVRMRPEGFEASDVLSLGGVSVAGDALDGSLMRHKIARHFGAEVTYQVPLGKNLLTMPRGIMEKLCSPADMAVLQHRDMLAFLKDVQAWSLGGDDRRRMDQLLCLVEDSLAFQVFEAIEHSKCALSEAVETRFVFDYPTMNIHERITRGEFEAGAERPIDAILRSLDRTLEAAGLDFAAIDVVCCTGGTARVPRLARALEERFGRTKLRKLRSFHSVVQGLAERARKIARGLA, from the coding sequence ATGTCTTCACGATTCAGGCCCGAAGTTTACGCCATTGATTTCGGCACCACGAATTCGCTGCTCGCCGCGGCGAGCGCCACCGAGACCTGCCCCCCGATCCCCCTCGACGACGCCGCCTCCGATCCGACCATCCTGCGCAGCCTGCTCTTCTTCGGCCAGAACACGTTCTCCTGCGGCGCCGTGGCCGTGCGCGACTTCGTGGAGAGCGGCATGCAAGGCCGGCTCATCCGCTCGATCAAGAAATTCCTCCCCGATCGCGGCTTCTCCGGCACCCAGATCGGCAGCCGGGTCGTCACCATCGAGGACCTGATCGCTCGCTTCTTGCGGCGGATGCGCGAGCGCGCCAACCACCATTTCGACGCCGACGTCGACCGCGTGGTCCTCGGCAGGCCGGCCATGTTCTCGCTCGATCCCGAGGAGGATCGGCTCGCCCAGGCGCGCCTCGAGCGCGCCGCCCGGAGCGCGGGGTTCTCCGAGGTCGCCTTCTGCCCCGAGCCCGTCGCGGCCGCCCACGATTTCGAGCTCGCGCTCGATCGACCGATGACCGTGCTCGTCGCCGATTTCGGAGGCGGGACCAGTGACTACACGGTCGTGCGGATGCGGCCGGAGGGCTTCGAGGCCAGCGACGTCCTCTCGCTCGGGGGCGTCTCCGTGGCCGGCGACGCGCTCGACGGGAGCCTGATGCGCCACAAGATCGCCCGCCATTTCGGCGCGGAGGTGACCTACCAGGTCCCGCTCGGGAAGAACCTCCTGACGATGCCTCGGGGGATCATGGAAAAACTCTGCTCACCGGCGGACATGGCCGTGCTCCAGCACCGGGACATGCTCGCGTTCCTCAAGGACGTGCAGGCCTGGTCGCTCGGGGGCGACGATCGCAGGCGCATGGACCAGCTCCTCTGCCTGGTCGAGGACTCGCTCGCGTTTCAGGTGTTCGAGGCCATCGAGCACAGCAAATGCGCGCTCTCCGAGGCGGTCGAGACCCGGTTCGTGTTCGATTACCCCACGATGAACATCCACGAGCGGATCACCCGCGGCGAATTCGAGGCAGGCGCCGAGCGCCCGATCGACGCCATCTTGCGCTCGCTCGATCGCACGCTCGAAGCGGCGGGGCTCGATTTCGCGGCGATCGACGTGGTCTGCTGCACCGGAGGTACGGCGCGGGTCCCACGGCTCGCGCGGGCGCTCGAGGAGCGATTCGGGCGAACGAAGCTCCGCAAGCTCAGGAGTTTTCACTCCGTCGTGCAGGGGCTCGCGGAGCGGGCGCGGAAAATCGCGCGGGGCCTCGCCTGA
- a CDS encoding CapA family protein yields the protein MAEIHVFLCGDVMTGRGIDQILPFPSDRRLHEPYVEDALDYVALAERRSGPLPRPFAFSYVWGDALGEWAARAPDVRLVNLETSVTTSDEAWPKGINYRMHPKNVPCLLAAQIDGCCLANNHVLDWGRAGLLETLDTLRGAGVATAGAGRDLDEAEAPAIFEVPGRGRVLVFSFSEPTSGSPRAWAAGAHEPGLAVLEDLGPQTARRVAARVSAWKRAGDVVITSIHWGGNWGYEVPREQATFARALIDEAGVDVVHGHSSHHPKGIEVHAGKPILYGCGDFLDDYEGIKGHESYRGDLTLMYFVRLDAPSGRLIELRMVPLRIHRFRLNHVAHADARWLAETLHHEGQRFGTEVVLDEDDTLLLRWTP from the coding sequence ATGGCCGAGATCCACGTCTTCCTGTGCGGCGACGTGATGACCGGGCGGGGGATCGATCAGATCCTGCCGTTCCCGAGCGATCGGCGGCTCCACGAGCCCTACGTCGAGGACGCGCTCGATTACGTGGCCCTCGCAGAGCGGAGAAGCGGCCCGCTCCCGAGGCCCTTCGCATTCTCGTACGTATGGGGCGACGCGCTCGGAGAATGGGCGGCGAGGGCGCCGGACGTCCGGCTGGTGAACCTCGAGACGAGCGTCACGACGAGCGACGAGGCCTGGCCGAAGGGGATCAACTACCGGATGCACCCCAAAAACGTGCCCTGTCTGCTCGCCGCGCAGATCGATGGTTGCTGCCTCGCGAACAATCATGTCCTCGATTGGGGCCGAGCCGGCCTCCTCGAGACGCTCGATACGTTGCGCGGGGCCGGCGTGGCGACCGCCGGCGCGGGGCGTGATCTCGACGAGGCGGAGGCGCCGGCGATCTTCGAGGTGCCCGGTCGAGGCCGCGTCCTCGTGTTTTCGTTCAGCGAGCCGACGTCCGGCAGCCCGCGCGCCTGGGCCGCAGGGGCGCACGAGCCAGGGCTCGCCGTGCTCGAGGATCTCGGCCCGCAGACGGCCCGGCGCGTGGCCGCGAGGGTCTCCGCCTGGAAACGCGCGGGCGACGTCGTGATCACCTCGATCCACTGGGGAGGCAACTGGGGGTACGAGGTGCCCCGCGAGCAGGCCACGTTCGCCCGCGCCCTCATCGACGAAGCGGGCGTGGACGTGGTCCACGGGCATTCGTCCCATCACCCGAAGGGAATCGAGGTGCACGCGGGAAAGCCGATCCTGTACGGATGTGGAGATTTCCTCGACGACTACGAGGGCATCAAGGGCCACGAATCGTACCGGGGTGATCTCACGCTGATGTATTTCGTGCGCCTCGACGCCCCGAGCGGCAGGCTGATCGAGCTCCGGATGGTGCCGCTCCGGATTCACCGTTTTCGCCTGAACCACGTGGCCCACGCGGACGCGCGCTGGCTCGCGGAGACGCTGCATCACGAAGGGCAACGCTTCGGGACCGAGGTCGTCCTCGACGAGGACGACACGCTGCTCCTGCGGTGGACGCCCTGA
- a CDS encoding methyltransferase, protein MEPTHAPAGIIMDLAWGCFYASALSAVTDLGIADRLASGPKTAAELASEADAHAPSLYRVLRALASKGVFAEDGEARFHLTPAAELLCKGPFSLRGSVQLATFMPTIEAALHIPHTVKTGECAFEHRHGVGFFEYMKLHPQLGDAFDRGMAGVSDEDNRAIVEAYDFSAATRVVDVGGGLGGLLVEVLRKNASARGILYDRPEVVGRPGRVAEAGLDARVDRVAGSFFGSVPGGADVYLLKYILHDWADDTCVTILKNCRRVMADGGRVLVIDGLIPLGNGEHPAKGLDLCMLAACPGRERTEPEFASLFQAAGLSLARVIPTGGTVTILEGIAA, encoded by the coding sequence ATGGAGCCCACGCACGCGCCCGCTGGAATCATCATGGATCTCGCCTGGGGATGCTTTTATGCGAGCGCCCTCAGCGCCGTCACCGATCTCGGGATCGCCGACCGCCTCGCGTCGGGCCCGAAGACCGCGGCGGAGCTCGCGTCCGAGGCGGACGCCCATGCCCCTTCGCTCTACCGCGTCCTCCGCGCGCTCGCGTCGAAGGGGGTCTTCGCCGAGGACGGCGAGGCTCGATTCCACCTCACGCCCGCGGCCGAGTTGCTTTGCAAAGGTCCGTTCTCCCTGCGAGGCTCGGTGCAGCTCGCCACGTTCATGCCCACGATCGAGGCCGCGCTCCATATCCCGCATACCGTGAAGACGGGGGAATGCGCGTTCGAACATCGCCATGGTGTCGGCTTTTTCGAGTACATGAAGCTGCACCCGCAGCTCGGCGACGCCTTCGACAGAGGCATGGCGGGCGTCTCGGACGAGGACAATCGGGCCATCGTCGAGGCGTATGATTTCAGCGCCGCCACGCGCGTCGTGGACGTGGGCGGCGGCCTCGGAGGGCTGCTCGTCGAGGTGCTCCGGAAGAATGCCTCGGCGCGCGGAATCCTTTACGATCGGCCCGAGGTCGTAGGTCGGCCCGGGCGCGTCGCGGAGGCGGGGCTCGACGCGCGGGTCGACCGCGTGGCCGGCAGCTTCTTCGGCTCCGTGCCGGGCGGCGCGGACGTCTACCTGCTGAAGTACATCCTGCACGATTGGGCGGACGATACCTGCGTGACCATCCTGAAGAATTGCCGGCGCGTGATGGCCGACGGAGGGCGCGTGCTCGTCATCGACGGGCTCATCCCTCTCGGAAACGGAGAACACCCGGCCAAGGGGCTCGATCTCTGCATGCTCGCGGCTTGCCCCGGCCGCGAGCGCACCGAGCCCGAATTCGCCTCCCTCTTCCAGGCCGCCGGCCTCTCGCTCGCCCGCGTGATCCCCACCGGGGGCACCGTCACGATCCTCGAGGGTATCGCGGCCTGA
- a CDS encoding VOC family protein, protein MNELDSYLFFDGNCAEAMRFYERTLGGKLEAMMRFDEGPAPCPEGGAGRIMHASLALGGGRRLLASDTVPKYPHEGFKGFSISLGYASTDEARRVFDALADGGKVMMPLQKTFWSEAFGMVADRFGVPWMISGGAQTNS, encoded by the coding sequence ATGAACGAGCTCGACAGCTACCTGTTTTTTGATGGCAACTGCGCGGAGGCGATGCGCTTCTACGAGCGGACGCTCGGCGGCAAGCTCGAGGCGATGATGCGGTTCGACGAGGGGCCGGCCCCGTGCCCCGAGGGCGGCGCCGGGCGCATCATGCACGCGAGCCTCGCCCTCGGCGGCGGCCGCAGGTTGCTCGCGTCCGACACCGTGCCCAAGTACCCGCACGAGGGCTTCAAGGGCTTCTCCATTTCGCTCGGCTACGCCTCGACGGACGAGGCGCGCCGCGTCTTCGACGCCCTGGCCGACGGCGGAAAGGTCATGATGCCGCTCCAGAAGACGTTCTGGAGCGAGGCGTTCGGCATGGTGGCCGATCGATTCGGCGTCCCGTGGATGATCTCCGGAGGTGCCCAGACGAATTCGTGA